One segment of Candidatus Kaelpia imicola DNA contains the following:
- a CDS encoding long-chain fatty acid--CoA ligase — translation MENKLMTLTERLEESCRIYSKKDALIFGKRRITYRQLNSQVTTVSYGLIRLGIKKGEKIAILLKNCPEYIVSYFAILKVGGIAIPLNFMLKEEELKYILDNAEVSTTITSPEFMPTINRLKLRLERLKQVIVVGETTPCTINFSDLLSKSPSGEKVSALKPDNVAAILYTSGTTGHPKGVMLTHKNLISNVISSIKAIKFTKKDRFLCLLPMFHSFTWMACVLAPLYLGASIAIVESVKPFGKVIRNIIRNRITVFVAIPAIYNVLSNIPVPMILVSRLLKIVNPLRICVSGAASLALEVLRKFEEKFRIPILEGYGLTEASPVVSINPPKKRKPGSVGLPIAGVEVKIVDEDGNQLPPNKEGELLVKGENVMKGYYKLPEETKKTIKDDWLYTGDIAKIDEDGYIYIVDRKKDMIIVRGLNVYPREIEEVLYQNTKVAEAAVIGVKDELRGEVPIGYVTLKEGEKATKGELIRFLRERLASYKVPRTIEFRDSLPKTSTGKILKRALRKENVI, via the coding sequence ATGGAAAATAAACTGATGACTTTAACAGAGAGGTTAGAAGAAAGTTGTAGAATTTATTCCAAGAAAGATGCCCTTATCTTTGGGAAGAGGCGAATTACTTACCGCCAGTTAAACAGTCAGGTCACTACAGTAAGTTACGGGCTAATCCGGTTAGGGATAAAGAAAGGCGAAAAAATAGCCATTCTATTGAAAAACTGTCCGGAATATATTGTAAGCTATTTCGCTATCCTAAAGGTTGGGGGAATAGCTATCCCTTTAAATTTTATGCTTAAGGAAGAGGAGTTAAAATATATCCTGGATAACGCGGAGGTCTCTACTACTATCACATCACCGGAGTTTATGCCCACAATCAATCGTCTGAAATTGCGGCTGGAGAGGCTAAAACAGGTTATCGTAGTGGGAGAGACAACTCCATGTACGATAAATTTTTCCGACCTGCTGAGTAAATCTCCATCTGGTGAGAAAGTTTCGGCTCTTAAGCCTGACAATGTAGCAGCCATCCTCTATACCTCTGGCACTACTGGACATCCCAAAGGAGTAATGCTTACCCATAAGAATCTGATTTCCAATGTTATCTCATCTATAAAAGCAATTAAGTTCACTAAAAAGGACAGATTCTTGTGTCTTTTACCGATGTTTCATTCCTTTACTTGGATGGCCTGTGTCTTAGCCCCTTTATATTTAGGAGCATCAATTGCCATTGTGGAATCGGTGAAGCCATTTGGGAAGGTGATAAGAAATATCATAAGAAATAGGATAACTGTCTTTGTTGCTATTCCTGCTATCTATAATGTGCTTTCTAATATTCCCGTTCCCATGATACTTGTTTCCCGGCTGCTTAAGATTGTTAATCCTTTACGAATATGTGTATCGGGAGCGGCCAGTTTAGCCCTTGAGGTATTAAGGAAATTTGAGGAAAAATTTCGCATCCCGATTCTGGAAGGATATGGTCTTACTGAGGCTTCACCTGTGGTATCGATTAATCCCCCAAAAAAGAGAAAGCCTGGTTCTGTAGGCTTACCCATAGCCGGGGTTGAGGTAAAGATAGTGGATGAAGATGGTAATCAATTGCCACCTAATAAAGAAGGTGAACTTTTAGTTAAAGGCGAGAATGTGATGAAAGGCTATTATAAACTTCCTGAGGAAACGAAAAAGACAATAAAAGATGACTGGTTATATACAGGAGATATAGCAAAGATTGATGAAGATGGCTATATCTACATTGTGGATAGAAAGAAGGATATGATTATTGTGCGCGGCTTAAATGTCTATCCCCGGGAAATAGAGGAGGTTCTTTATCAAAATACAAAGGTTGCTGAAGCAGCGGTAATAGGTGTAAAGGATGAACTTAGAGGGGAAGTGCCTATAGGATATGTAACTTTAAAAGAAGGCGAAAAGGCAACAAAAGGAGAACTTATCCGCTTCTTGAGGGAAAGACTTGCTTCCTACAAGGTTCCCAGAACTATCGAATTCAGGGATTCTTTACCCAAGACCTCCACTGGCAAAATCCTGAAGCGGGCATTAAGGAAAGAAAATGTTATATAA
- a CDS encoding DUF2784 domain-containing protein → MLYKAFADLIVVIHFAWILFMLVGAILTLSGFFYKRFFDWWSFRILHLCGIIYVGLLAFLREYCPLTILENTLRAKYNPDLTYPGSFIVHYIEKLVYPDVNPSIILVPTIFIAVFTIVVFIIKSPTKIRRIFKWRES, encoded by the coding sequence ATGTTATATAAGGCCTTTGCGGATTTAATTGTGGTTATACATTTTGCCTGGATATTGTTTATGCTAGTAGGAGCTATACTCACTTTAAGCGGGTTCTTCTATAAAAGATTTTTTGATTGGTGGTCATTCAGAATACTTCATCTTTGTGGTATAATCTATGTCGGGCTTTTGGCTTTTTTAAGAGAATATTGCCCTTTAACCATACTGGAAAATACCTTAAGAGCGAAATATAATCCTGATTTAACCTATCCCGGTTCATTTATAGTTCACTATATCGAGAAGTTAGTTTATCCGGATGTCAATCCATCGATAATATTGGTGCCTACTATATTTATTGCTGTTTTTACTATAGTGGTATTTATAATTAAATCACCAACAAAAATAAGGAGAATATTTAAATGGAGAGAGAGTTAA